The Artemia franciscana unplaced genomic scaffold, ASM3288406v1 Scaffold_2101, whole genome shotgun sequence genome contains a region encoding:
- the LOC136042831 gene encoding aminopeptidase N-like yields MIILKSASILRMMEDFLGLQVFKEGLTDYLNYGRYYTATTDNLWKFLDIAATKYSVDLNGLTVKDIMDTWFLYRSRFLYRSTFPVVKVHRNPENYSEITVKQ; encoded by the exons ATgattatattaaaaa GTGCCTCTATCCTGCGCATGATGGAAGATTTCCTTGGCTTACAAGTATTTAAAGAGGGCTTGACAGACTACTTAAATTATGG GAGATATTACACGGCTACTACTGATAATTTGTGGAAATTTTTGGATATTGCAGCTACGAAGTATTCGGTAGACCTAAACGGTCTAACTGTTAAAGATATAATGGACACTTGGTTTTTGTATCGCTCAAGGTTCTTGTATCGCTCAACATTCCCTGTTGTGAAGGTCCACAGAAATCCTGAAAACTATTCGGAGATTACTGTTAAACAA